From a single Sorghum bicolor cultivar BTx623 chromosome 5, Sorghum_bicolor_NCBIv3, whole genome shotgun sequence genomic region:
- the LOC8082043 gene encoding kinesin-like protein KIN-14O, whose protein sequence is MEKEAMEGHVMVPLQSLSLELPDGEIIVGYNKDTSALQEEISTMRSRQRHLDRRRREALDKLIDLKGSIRVFCRVRPLVQTNNLNTKSPVTVGQEKIAVKSVGIKKEFSVDRVFGQESTQEDVFQEVKPILRSALDGHNVCILAYGQTGTGKTYTMEGTDGKLGIVPRAIQELFSHASEDSSSTYSFTISMLEVYLGSLKDLLAPRQPLFRSTECNTACNLSILATKSGAVEVEGLTDVSIPDLKKANQWYCRGRRARSTSWTNVNDVSSRSHCLTRITIRRHGATEEVSKLWLIDLGGSERLLKTGASGLTMDEGKAINLSLSALGDVIAALRRKRSHVPYRNSKLTQILSDSLGNGSKVLMVVHISLSEDDVGETVCSLNFAKRARSIESNREIPEDLKMLKQKRLAELDKEICTVEEELKYLNEEIRRSEISLEEKNKLTSSVCRALSDGKGSPRSTLVVGHIDVTESPHATEKAKSRLSHGSAPHFMSSTVCSRQRHTAGSHFVSKPRLTKSVNRYSTELSGSQSFSYSSCKNAAKARSVAFSSSVPKIKCLPVKSDQINISNNSIDSTAASAPRRRESFGSKPVQRAPLHQHRRRMSSLT, encoded by the exons ATGGAGAAGGAAGCCATGGAGGGGCATGTGATGGTACCATTGCAGAGCTTGAGCCTAGAGCTCCCGGATGGGGAAATCATAGTGGGCTACAACAAGGACACCTCGGCTCTGCAAG AGGAGATTTCAACTATGCGATCAAGGCAGCGACATCTTGACAGGAGAAGGCGGGAGGCGCTCGACAAGCTCATTGACCTGAAAG GAAGTATTAGGGTCTTCTGCCGGGTACGGCCGCTGGTCCAGACGAACAACTTGAACACCAAATCACCAGTTACTGTTGGACAAGAAAAGATTGCAGTCAAGTCAGTTGGGATCAAGAAAGAGTTCAGTGTTGATAGGGTTTTTGGACAGGAGTCCACACAAG AGGATGTTTTCCAAGAAGTAAAACCGATCCTCAGATCTGCACTTGACGGGCACAATGTCTGCATTCTCGCTTATGGCCAGACTGGGACAGGGAAAACATACACAATG GAAGGAACTGATGGGAAGCTTGGTATTGTGCCTCGAGCTATCCAAGAACTGTTTTCTCACGCTTCAGAAGACAGTTCATCCACATACTCTTTCACCATAAGCATGCTTGAGGTCTACTTGGGGAGTCTCAAGGACTTGTTGGCACCAAGGCAGCCTCTCTTCAGGTCAACAGAATGTAACACAGCATG TAATCTCAGCATACTAGCAACAAAAAGTGGTGCTGTGGAAGTTGAGGGGCTGACGGATGTCTCAATACCTGACCTGAAGAAAGCCAACCAGTGGTACTGTAGAGGACGGCGAGCCCGATCAACATCTTGGACAAATGTCAATGATGTCTCGAGCCGGTCGCATTG CTTGACAAGGATTACCATAAGGAGGCATGGAGCCACTGAAGAAGTCAGCAAGCTCTGGCTCATCGATCTTGGTGGCAGCGAGCGGTTGCTGAAGACTGGTGCATCTGGGTTGACCATGGATGAGGGAAAGGCCATAAACCTCTCCCTATCagcacttggagatgtcattgcTGCACTTAGGAGAAAGAGGAGTCATGTTCCTTACAG AAACAGCAAGCTTACCCAGATTCTCAGTGACTCGCTTG GTAATGGTTCAAAAGTTCTAATGGTGGTGCACATCAGCCTTTCTGAGGACGATGTTGGTGAGACGGTCTGTTCCCTGAACTTCGCGAAACGAGCCAGATCAATCGAATCAAATAGAGAAATTCCAGAA GATCTGAAAATGTTGAAGCAGAAGCGGCTCGCAGAGCTTGACAAGGAAATCTGCACTGTGGAGGAAGAGTTGAAGTATCTGAATGAAGAAATAAGGAGATCAGAGATCTCACTTGAAGAGAAGAACAAGCTCACTTCATCTGTTTGTCGGGCTCTTAGTGATGGGAAGGGATCACCAAGAAGCACTCTAGTGGTAGGCCACATTGATGTCACAGAGAGCCCACACGCAACAGAGAAGGCAAAGAGCAGGCTATCTCACGGTTCAGCTCCCCACTTCATGTCTTCGACGGTGTGCAGTCGGCAAAGACATACTGCAGGAAGCCATTTTGTTAGTAAGCCGAGGCTGACAAAGTCAGTAAACAGATATTCAACTGAGCTGAGTGGGAGCCAGTCATTCAGCTACTCAAGCTGCAAGAATGCAGCCAAGGCTAGGTCAGTGGCATTCTCATCCAGTGTGCCCAAGATAAAGTGCTTGCCAGTCAAGTCTGATCAGATCAACATAAGTAACAACAGCATCGACTCGACAGCTGCATCAGCACCACGGCGGAGGGAAAGCTTTGGCTCCAAACCGGTTCAAAGAGCACCCCTACACCAGCACAGGAGGCGGATGTCTAGCCTAACATAG